In the Pseudanabaena sp. PCC 7367 genome, one interval contains:
- a CDS encoding thioredoxin domain-containing protein encodes MTPDQESDTMEAKEAKPNFTAIGVVAIAVLFSLVIFFTSGTNASIFNGSSISGLATLKQMSRQSVTYQNAIANNKPSIVEFYANWCTTCQSLAPTMQALHHKYGNQVNFVMLNVDEPADALIARSFHATAVPQLTFLDRQNQALKTVYGAIPKSVLGEMVKRTALNSL; translated from the coding sequence ATGACCCCAGATCAAGAAAGCGACACAATGGAAGCAAAGGAAGCAAAGCCAAATTTCACGGCGATCGGTGTAGTAGCGATCGCGGTTCTGTTTAGTCTAGTGATCTTTTTCACCTCCGGCACTAATGCCAGCATTTTTAATGGTTCTTCTATTTCTGGGCTGGCAACCCTAAAACAAATGTCGCGCCAGAGTGTCACTTACCAAAATGCGATCGCTAATAATAAACCTAGCATCGTGGAGTTTTATGCCAATTGGTGTACCACCTGCCAATCGCTCGCGCCCACCATGCAAGCCCTGCACCACAAGTATGGCAATCAGGTTAATTTTGTGATGTTGAACGTGGATGAACCTGCTGATGCATTGATCGCCCGAAGCTTCCATGCCACCGCAGTGCCGCAACTTACTTTTCTCGATCGGCAAAACCAGGCGCTCAAGACTGTCTATGGAGCGATACCTAAATCGGTTCTGGGCGAAATGGTCAAGCGAACAGCTCTAAACAGCCTGTGA
- a CDS encoding Tll0287-like domain-containing protein, which produces MNRNRRNRPKNWTNWLRTKTFGLVALISVALITISACSSGPAPTATAEVGISPELVTDYIHTVLEADRTAYTKHVISRLTKLEGKEKPDGVVDAEATEAWKETGGVPLPAQMFRLGSEIALEADTFTYGLISSWNINDNQAPRNEFEKTAMKQVEETSEPYKDFQEIAGQRYYSALYPDVAVAEACVTCHNEHPVHKERYPDKVFVLGDVMGGVMINLPLGSS; this is translated from the coding sequence ATGAATAGAAATCGTAGAAATCGTCCTAAAAACTGGACAAACTGGCTCAGAACTAAAACCTTCGGCTTAGTTGCGCTAATTTCTGTTGCCCTAATTACTATATCGGCCTGTAGTAGTGGCCCTGCGCCTACCGCTACAGCAGAGGTTGGCATTTCCCCTGAATTGGTCACCGACTATATTCATACTGTCCTGGAAGCCGATCGCACCGCCTATACCAAGCATGTGATCTCAAGGCTGACCAAACTAGAAGGGAAAGAGAAACCCGATGGTGTAGTTGATGCAGAAGCAACCGAAGCCTGGAAAGAGACCGGCGGAGTTCCCTTGCCGGCGCAGATGTTCCGTTTGGGCTCAGAGATCGCCCTAGAAGCTGACACCTTTACCTATGGCTTGATCTCAAGTTGGAACATTAACGATAATCAGGCTCCTAGAAACGAGTTTGAGAAGACTGCCATGAAGCAGGTGGAAGAGACTAGCGAACCATACAAAGACTTTCAGGAGATTGCTGGCCAAAGATACTATTCAGCCCTCTATCCTGATGTTGCCGTGGCCGAAGCCTGTGTCACTTGCCACAACGAACATCCAGTCCACAAGGAAAGATATCCCGATAAGGTATTTGTCCTGGGTGATGTAATGGGTGGGGTTATGATCAACCTGCCTTTGGGTAGTTCATAA
- a CDS encoding doubled CXXCH domain-containing protein, with protein sequence MKFALKLDLKKLVTIALVALAVFFFYSYSHPGYQGYSAFAQNGTSPSQEDLAQITEQWQGSAHAIANINCSSCHLDQETEALISKPDHESCRTCHEQAVATFLLGKHGIRLNEGMTPLTPAMAQIPMKEAAMDKQMTCNTCHDVHSANTTVAAADSCLTCHNDNHSLNYEQSRHAEIFRAKGNIPRPDRESVTCATCHLPRQIPENGDWVHVNHNNTFTLLPRDRMVSEVCMNCHGMEYAYKSIFDDEMVEANFNRSPTLEMETFELVRELEERRSGSPSE encoded by the coding sequence ATGAAATTTGCGCTCAAATTAGACCTCAAAAAGCTAGTCACGATCGCCCTGGTGGCGCTAGCGGTATTTTTCTTTTATAGCTATAGCCATCCTGGTTATCAAGGTTATTCTGCCTTTGCCCAAAATGGTACATCTCCCAGTCAGGAAGATTTAGCCCAAATTACCGAGCAGTGGCAGGGTAGTGCCCATGCGATCGCCAATATCAATTGCTCTAGTTGCCATCTGGATCAAGAGACCGAGGCGCTGATTAGCAAGCCAGATCATGAAAGCTGTCGCACTTGCCACGAGCAAGCCGTAGCTACTTTCCTGTTGGGTAAACATGGCATTCGGCTTAACGAAGGTATGACACCGCTAACTCCAGCGATGGCTCAGATTCCGATGAAGGAAGCGGCAATGGACAAGCAAATGACTTGTAATACCTGCCATGATGTTCATTCGGCTAACACAACTGTGGCAGCGGCGGATTCATGCCTCACCTGCCATAACGATAACCATTCCCTTAACTATGAGCAGTCTAGACATGCCGAGATTTTCAGGGCAAAGGGAAATATCCCCCGCCCCGATCGTGAATCGGTGACCTGTGCCACCTGTCATTTACCCCGGCAGATACCAGAAAACGGGGATTGGGTGCATGTTAACCACAACAACACCTTTACCCTTTTGCCGCGCGATCGCATGGTTTCGGAAGTCTGTATGAATTGCCACGGCATGGAATATGCCTATAAAAGTATATTCGACGATGAGATGGTGGAAGCGAATTTTAATCGATCGCCCACCCTGGAGATGGAAACCTTTGAGCTGGTGAGAGAGCTAGAGGAGCGCAGATCTGGCTCGCCTAGCGAGTAG
- a CDS encoding cytochrome c3 family protein has product MSNSPGRFRLGRLFRANIIVMVLLVVLTTWLAAAFALDQRSVFLPGETSHGHMVIEASCSSCHEGFKPITNETCLRCHEAEMAEDEHGTKKFRDPRWAELMEEIEVLTCTACHNEHVHIFSRGVHLHPDLCMHCHEGVINGDLASHEGFSPDGCWTAGCHNFHDHRSISTGFIRQNLDQPDMLPVPTYPDRTVKPQLDRAPAADLGQEFLGGG; this is encoded by the coding sequence ATGAGTAATTCCCCAGGGAGATTCAGGCTAGGTAGGTTATTCCGAGCCAACATAATTGTGATGGTGTTGCTGGTTGTTTTGACAACCTGGTTAGCTGCTGCATTTGCCCTGGATCAGCGCAGCGTTTTTTTGCCCGGTGAAACCTCCCATGGACACATGGTGATCGAAGCCTCCTGTAGCTCCTGTCATGAAGGGTTTAAGCCGATCACGAATGAAACCTGCCTGCGCTGCCATGAGGCGGAAATGGCAGAGGATGAACATGGTACTAAGAAGTTCCGCGATCCGCGTTGGGCCGAGTTGATGGAAGAGATCGAGGTACTCACCTGTACGGCCTGTCATAACGAGCATGTGCATATATTTAGTCGCGGTGTGCATTTGCATCCGGATCTATGTATGCATTGTCATGAAGGTGTAATTAACGGCGATCTGGCCAGCCATGAGGGCTTCTCACCTGACGGCTGTTGGACCGCTGGTTGTCACAACTTCCATGATCATCGATCGATCTCGACCGGATTCATTCGCCAGAATCTAGATCAACCGGATATGTTGCCGGTGCCGACCTATCCCGATCGGACGGTGAAACCACAGCTCGATCGCGCTCCTGCCGCTGATCTAGGTCAGGAATTTCTAGGAGGTGGCTAG
- a CDS encoding globin family protein yields MSLPVEILQESFNKVKPYAGELGDRFYENLFTMYPEAKPLFAHTAMGKQKQMLVGSLVMTIDNLTNPEVLTSELKGLGARHVKYGALPAHYPLVGNALLATLEQYLKADWTPEVKEAWVAAYGAITAIMLDGADYPPEVLNLEGAAG; encoded by the coding sequence ATGTCACTACCAGTTGAGATCTTGCAAGAAAGTTTCAACAAGGTCAAGCCCTATGCGGGTGAATTAGGCGATCGCTTTTACGAGAACCTATTCACGATGTATCCCGAGGCTAAGCCACTGTTTGCCCACACCGCAATGGGTAAACAAAAGCAAATGCTGGTGGGTTCATTGGTGATGACGATCGATAACCTCACTAATCCAGAAGTGCTCACTAGCGAGTTAAAAGGTTTAGGTGCCAGACATGTCAAATATGGGGCGCTACCTGCCCACTATCCACTAGTTGGGAATGCGTTACTGGCTACCCTAGAGCAATACTTAAAAGCTGATTGGACTCCTGAGGTCAAGGAAGCCTGGGTTGCCGCATACGGTGCCATTACAGCAATTATGCTGGATGGGGCTGATTACCCGCCGGAGGTGCTCAACTTAGAAGGTGCAGCAGGCTAG
- a CDS encoding pentapeptide repeat-containing protein encodes MALLSLEEISYRLEREKSLADAELSCVDLRGLVLDRGDFTGAYMRSANITGVSCHQTNFSYASLMFAQASEAVLTYANLAKTHLNSAQLDRANLSQAAAKAVILFGANLEQANLSAANLEEADLREAKAIATDLRQAKLIKAKLDDGLFTNADFSKARLRLASLKAANCEGANFEGANLEQASMEKANLSKAQFTDAELIAANLQEANLTEANLQGAQLHEAKLGKALICQTNLTGAALFGTNLEGTQFKQVNLAEASLRDANLEHSSWEAVDFADCDVMGAEFTFAEGLSDEQKHWLRGNGALNVPK; translated from the coding sequence ATGGCACTACTGAGCTTAGAAGAGATTTCCTATCGGCTGGAACGGGAAAAATCCCTGGCCGATGCTGAACTAAGTTGCGTTGATTTGCGCGGATTAGTGCTCGATCGCGGTGATTTTACTGGAGCCTATATGCGATCGGCCAATATAACTGGTGTTTCCTGCCATCAAACCAATTTTAGTTATGCCAGTTTGATGTTTGCCCAGGCCAGCGAAGCAGTGCTGACCTACGCTAATTTAGCTAAAACCCACTTGAACAGTGCCCAGCTCGATCGCGCCAATTTAAGCCAGGCAGCGGCAAAAGCGGTAATTCTATTTGGAGCCAACCTGGAGCAGGCCAATTTGAGCGCCGCCAACCTTGAAGAAGCGGACTTGCGGGAAGCCAAAGCGATCGCCACTGATCTTAGGCAAGCCAAATTAATCAAAGCTAAACTAGATGATGGCTTGTTCACTAACGCAGACTTTAGTAAGGCCAGACTGAGATTAGCTAGCTTGAAGGCAGCAAATTGCGAAGGCGCAAATTTTGAGGGTGCAAACCTAGAGCAAGCAAGCATGGAAAAGGCTAACTTGAGTAAGGCTCAATTTACTGATGCTGAGTTGATTGCCGCCAACCTGCAAGAAGCCAACCTGACTGAGGCAAATCTGCAAGGGGCACAACTACACGAAGCCAAGCTGGGCAAAGCCTTAATCTGCCAGACTAATTTAACCGGGGCTGCATTGTTCGGTACTAATCTAGAGGGGACTCAGTTCAAGCAGGTTAATTTAGCTGAGGCCAGTTTACGTGATGCCAACCTGGAGCATAGTAGCTGGGAAGCAGTGGATTTTGCCGATTGCGATGTGATGGGGGCAGAGTTTACTTTTGCGGAGGGCTTGAGCGATGAACAAAAACACTGGCTGCGGGGAAATGGGGCGTTGAATGTACCTAAGTAG
- a CDS encoding ubiquinol-cytochrome c reductase iron-sulfur subunit, with product MIRRDFLSWVGLGMMASFLPVAIAACSSDPPQSNNNATSSKSDEPEIDTSLREDGFQAFATVEQIDEKGSVRNLTAGARPVLIFRDPDSSELVAFDSTCTHQACNVTWDGENSQIFCPCHSSAFNPDGTVKQSPADDPLTSLELKEEDGLILVKAS from the coding sequence ATGATTCGTCGTGATTTTTTATCCTGGGTTGGCCTTGGTATGATGGCCAGTTTCCTACCCGTGGCGATCGCTGCTTGCTCATCTGATCCGCCGCAGAGTAACAACAATGCTACGAGTAGCAAATCAGACGAACCGGAGATCGATACCTCATTGCGCGAAGATGGCTTCCAGGCCTTTGCCACAGTAGAGCAGATCGATGAAAAGGGATCGGTGCGGAATCTGACCGCTGGTGCCAGACCAGTATTGATCTTCCGTGATCCTGACAGCAGTGAACTGGTTGCGTTTGACTCCACTTGTACCCATCAAGCCTGTAATGTGACCTGGGATGGCGAGAATAGCCAGATTTTTTGCCCTTGCCACAGTTCCGCCTTTAACCCCGATGGCACAGTAAAGCAAAGCCCTGCCGATGATCCCCTCACTTCACTTGAGCTAAAGGAAGAGGATGGGTTGATTTTAGTAAAGGCTTCTTAG
- a CDS encoding cytochrome c biogenesis protein: protein MTTTTPIPSPDLQSEPVQDAAENTQPAFSNFLKLLIGLGLGILIMLMPLGQFQPQPLNALQTIAVQLDGRKKPLDTVARETVSKIHGRASYKQPNGEKLSYLPTYLAMWFNDRDWNQEPFILFSYRPLKEKLGLDPERKYFSFRELMTSDLAAIALEAEQKQSAKIDLSRDEREALTIEDRLLFMLRTVGSGTLPIVPHPDDAKGKWVGVNAAIDYYEPELAAPAIADYELLKHAYQADSSQLVPIGQLAAVLRETLINLSPNVYPDLAVMQREVNFNGLHPFAKAWQLYALAFVVMILTVNLKKLENLGAYWGAIGLFMAGLGIQGYGFIERMQIAGRPPVTNMYESVIWVGFGIAAIALAFELNTRARYYLLAAAPLSVLCLVMADSLPAVLDASINPLVPVLRDNFWLSIHVPTITLSYASFALAMGLGHILLANYAFMPQAKNRISSLSKLNYRVLQVGVLLLTTGVILGGIWAHFSWGRFWGWDPKETWALIALLCYLAPLHGRLVGWLSDFGMAITSVVSFNAVLMAWYGVNFVLGTGLHSYGFSTGGSELLVAGVVGIDLLLVLLATARYRNWFGLGAIA, encoded by the coding sequence ATGACCACTACCACTCCTATTCCTAGTCCAGATTTGCAATCAGAACCTGTGCAAGATGCGGCAGAGAATACTCAACCAGCCTTTAGTAATTTCCTCAAACTACTGATTGGTCTGGGCTTGGGTATTTTGATTATGCTGATGCCACTGGGGCAGTTTCAACCGCAACCGCTGAATGCCTTACAAACGATCGCAGTGCAGCTAGACGGGCGCAAAAAGCCCCTAGATACGGTGGCACGAGAGACGGTGAGTAAGATTCACGGTAGGGCTAGCTATAAACAGCCAAATGGCGAAAAGCTGAGCTATCTGCCGACCTACCTGGCGATGTGGTTCAACGATCGGGACTGGAACCAGGAGCCGTTTATTCTATTTAGCTATCGACCGCTGAAGGAAAAACTAGGCTTAGATCCAGAGCGCAAGTATTTTAGCTTCAGGGAACTGATGACCTCTGACCTGGCCGCGATCGCCCTAGAAGCAGAGCAAAAGCAATCGGCCAAAATTGATCTCAGCCGCGATGAGCGGGAAGCACTCACGATCGAAGATCGGCTTTTATTCATGCTGCGCACGGTGGGTTCTGGCACCTTGCCGATTGTGCCCCATCCCGATGATGCCAAAGGTAAATGGGTGGGCGTGAATGCAGCGATTGATTATTATGAACCGGAATTGGCCGCCCCCGCGATCGCCGATTATGAACTGCTCAAACATGCCTATCAAGCGGATTCTAGTCAACTTGTGCCGATCGGTCAGTTGGCGGCAGTGCTGCGAGAGACCCTAATTAACCTCAGTCCTAATGTTTATCCAGACCTGGCGGTAATGCAGCGGGAAGTTAACTTTAATGGCTTGCACCCATTTGCTAAAGCATGGCAGCTCTATGCTCTGGCCTTTGTGGTGATGATATTGACGGTGAATCTTAAAAAGTTAGAAAACCTTGGTGCTTACTGGGGTGCGATCGGCCTCTTCATGGCTGGTCTGGGCATTCAGGGTTATGGCTTCATTGAGCGAATGCAGATCGCCGGCCGTCCCCCGGTCACCAATATGTATGAATCGGTGATCTGGGTTGGATTTGGCATCGCCGCGATCGCCCTAGCATTTGAATTAAACACCCGTGCTCGCTACTATCTTTTGGCGGCAGCTCCCTTGTCGGTGCTGTGCCTGGTGATGGCAGATAGCTTGCCAGCGGTGCTGGATGCCAGTATTAACCCCCTCGTACCCGTATTGCGGGATAATTTCTGGCTCAGTATTCATGTGCCAACAATTACGCTTAGCTATGCCAGTTTTGCTCTGGCGATGGGACTCGGTCATATTTTGCTAGCTAACTATGCCTTTATGCCGCAGGCTAAAAACCGAATTAGTAGCCTGTCCAAGCTAAATTATCGGGTGTTGCAAGTGGGAGTCTTGCTCCTGACCACTGGCGTGATTCTTGGTGGCATCTGGGCGCACTTTTCCTGGGGGCGGTTCTGGGGTTGGGACCCGAAAGAAACCTGGGCTTTGATCGCGCTGTTGTGTTATTTGGCTCCACTGCATGGCCGCCTGGTGGGCTGGCTGAGTGATTTTGGCATGGCCATAACCAGTGTGGTCAGTTTTAATGCGGTGTTGATGGCCTGGTATGGGGTTAATTTTGTGCTGGGTACTGGTTTGCACAGCTATGGGTTTAGTACCGGTGGCTCGGAATTATTAGTGGCTGGTGTTGTTGGCATTGACCTATTACTAGTCTTGTTGGCCACCGCAAGGTATAGGAATTGGTTTGGCCTGGGCGCGATCGCCTAA
- a CDS encoding cytochrome c biogenesis protein ResB produces the protein MFTSVHRFLGSIKLAVPLLSLIVGILIWATFYESQVGSAVVSRMVYKSSWFGTLMFLLALNLSVSALSRYPWRGARKIGFALTHFGLIVLIAGAAAVIHLGVEGMLPLRTDLPANSQIRVEGDLLEVLSPQGEVERVDLFVRDDGSINPSTAAGLKLLAYDDNAIKTVSFTDTAPVYSPAVHLQLDSDRMGQSVQRWLAIAPENYSQIEIGPASLEIALAETESQLKEFLAPPPETDAFFRVAIAPDQTLHYAANSSNGFVSGLFTADTIVEPGWADFRISLLEFVPHAQIQREVVPVPPSVGEGNPALLVETASGTKAWLPYGEPTAIANAVTSNAGNETEEIFAAFAPKMLQLPFVVKLEDFIVDRNEGTDSVAMWTSQIQITNPFTGESSDRRVWMNHPTWFEGWKLAQASWNPGDLRQSTLQVKREPAWVTALTWFGSALVVVGIGVMFYGRSVIQSVGSSKLAQALSSNSDATIDPTELAQQATAIAANSDKNSTEVIEAISPEPELT, from the coding sequence ATGTTTACTTCGGTACATCGATTTCTCGGCTCAATCAAGCTGGCAGTTCCTCTCCTTAGTTTGATCGTAGGCATTCTAATCTGGGCTACTTTCTATGAATCGCAAGTGGGTTCTGCAGTGGTGAGCCGGATGGTTTATAAAAGTAGCTGGTTTGGGACGCTGATGTTTTTGTTGGCGTTGAATCTCTCGGTTTCTGCCCTCAGTCGATATCCCTGGCGCGGTGCCCGTAAGATTGGCTTTGCGCTTACCCATTTTGGTCTGATTGTATTGATTGCGGGAGCAGCAGCGGTAATTCACCTGGGGGTGGAAGGAATGCTGCCTTTGCGCACTGACCTTCCCGCCAATAGCCAGATTCGGGTTGAAGGCGATCTACTCGAAGTTCTCTCTCCCCAGGGCGAAGTAGAGCGGGTTGATTTATTTGTGCGCGATGATGGTTCAATTAACCCCTCAACGGCAGCGGGCTTAAAGTTGCTGGCCTACGACGACAATGCAATTAAAACGGTGAGCTTTACGGACACTGCACCGGTCTATAGCCCTGCCGTGCATTTGCAACTAGACAGCGATCGCATGGGGCAATCGGTGCAACGCTGGTTAGCGATCGCGCCAGAGAACTATAGCCAGATAGAGATCGGCCCTGCTAGCCTAGAAATCGCTTTGGCCGAAACCGAATCACAATTAAAGGAATTTTTAGCACCACCACCTGAAACCGATGCCTTCTTCCGGGTGGCGATCGCTCCAGACCAAACTTTGCACTATGCGGCGAATTCTAGTAACGGCTTTGTCAGTGGTTTATTCACCGCCGATACGATCGTGGAACCGGGCTGGGCAGACTTTCGGATTTCTTTGTTGGAGTTTGTGCCCCATGCCCAGATTCAGCGCGAAGTTGTGCCCGTTCCCCCATCAGTGGGTGAAGGGAATCCGGCTTTGCTAGTGGAAACTGCCAGTGGCACAAAAGCCTGGTTGCCCTATGGTGAACCGACTGCGATCGCTAATGCGGTTACTTCTAACGCAGGAAATGAGACAGAAGAAATCTTTGCTGCTTTTGCGCCAAAAATGCTGCAACTGCCGTTCGTAGTGAAGCTAGAGGATTTTATTGTCGATCGCAACGAGGGTACTGATTCAGTGGCGATGTGGACTAGCCAGATTCAGATCACCAATCCATTCACTGGTGAAAGTAGCGATCGGCGCGTCTGGATGAATCACCCCACCTGGTTTGAGGGTTGGAAATTGGCGCAAGCTTCCTGGAATCCTGGCGATCTGCGTCAATCCACCTTGCAAGTTAAGCGGGAACCAGCCTGGGTCACGGCACTTACCTGGTTTGGCTCGGCACTTGTGGTAGTGGGCATTGGCGTGATGTTCTATGGTCGCAGTGTGATCCAATCGGTGGGTAGCTCTAAGTTAGCTCAGGCATTGAGTAGCAATAGTGATGCAACGATCGATCCGACTGAATTGGCGCAGCAGGCCACGGCGATCGCTGCCAATAGCGACAAAAATTCAACTGAAGTGATTGAGGCGATTAGTCCAGAACCAGAATTAACTTGA
- a CDS encoding pentapeptide repeat-containing protein, translating into MKKLIIAIAVVMAWLIWAVPTGAENPEHLKQLLSEYACKGCDLSGADLSEMHLIGVDLREANLEGAIMTEANLEGADLSGANLTDADLTGAFLSSAFLQGANLSGANLSNANLIYADLGGANLSGTNLNGSQMFGVDLSKTDVTAAEGETIEITK; encoded by the coding sequence ATGAAAAAACTAATTATTGCGATCGCTGTAGTTATGGCCTGGTTGATCTGGGCGGTGCCAACTGGGGCAGAAAACCCTGAGCACCTTAAACAATTACTCAGCGAGTACGCATGCAAAGGCTGCGATCTATCTGGTGCGGATTTGTCGGAAATGCATCTGATCGGTGTTGACCTACGCGAAGCAAATCTGGAGGGGGCAATTATGACTGAGGCAAATCTGGAAGGGGCCGATCTATCCGGTGCAAACCTCACCGATGCCGACCTAACTGGTGCATTTTTATCAAGTGCCTTTTTACAAGGAGCCAACCTGAGCGGCGCAAATTTGAGTAATGCGAATTTAATTTACGCTGATCTGGGCGGTGCAAATTTGAGTGGCACCAATCTAAATGGTTCGCAAATGTTTGGTGTGGATCTCTCTAAAACTGACGTGACTGCTGCCGAAGGCGAAACGATCGAAATCACTAAATAA
- a CDS encoding GerMN domain-containing protein: protein MSTSTSRKGTWIALIAAGLVGGTASYFVVQNNIEVQPPTIDPDPTVVEDSQPAVYWISDRQTSLVAVAAPIEPAATPTETLTTALNTVFTLPDEQAEMYSAIPPGTELRDVSIDGNDIYLDLSDEFESGGGSAGMTGRVVQVLYTATSINPQANLYLSIEGEPVDYLGGEGLEIPQPMTRSDFSLEF, encoded by the coding sequence ATGAGCACATCCACATCACGCAAGGGCACCTGGATCGCATTGATCGCGGCGGGTTTGGTTGGGGGAACAGCCAGCTATTTTGTGGTGCAAAATAATATTGAAGTGCAACCACCTACAATCGATCCCGATCCCACCGTGGTTGAAGATAGCCAACCTGCGGTCTATTGGATTAGCGATCGCCAAACCAGCTTAGTTGCAGTTGCCGCACCGATCGAACCAGCGGCCACGCCAACGGAAACATTAACCACAGCTTTAAACACGGTGTTCACCTTGCCAGACGAGCAGGCAGAAATGTATAGCGCGATCCCACCGGGCACAGAACTGCGGGATGTTTCGATCGATGGTAATGATATTTATTTAGATCTCTCCGATGAGTTTGAATCGGGGGGCGGTAGTGCTGGCATGACTGGGCGAGTGGTGCAGGTGCTTTATACTGCCACCAGCATTAACCCACAGGCAAATTTGTATTTGTCGATCGAAGGGGAGCCAGTGGATTATCTTGGTGGCGAGGGGCTAGAAATTCCTCAACCAATGACGCGATCGGATTTTTCGTTAGAGTTTTAA
- a CDS encoding glycoside hydrolase family 3 N-terminal domain-containing protein produces the protein MKKLPDFNSLTLREQVAQMVVVRASGHLWDHQIEYPQWEAPNRELQAWLAEGVGGVILVGGSAAEVWTRSQQLQAWAKLPLLIAADLEEGVGQRFAGATWFPPPMALQSLPPETAKQYASEMGRITAQEAAALGINWLFAPVVDVNNNPANPVINVRAFGESSADVIALSGAFIEGAKNNNVLTTAKHFPGHGDTEVDSHLQTPKLNLDRQRFNQVELPPFVAAIAKGVDSIMSAHIFAPVLDAQNIATLSPKILDKLLRQELGFDGLIVTDALVMGGVADRYDPAFVAVNAVLAGADILLMPVDPIVTIEAVCRAVEAGEIPRDRILASLTRIWQAKQRVCSPEIPSFEQLTDEVGSAANLDMARQIAQGSIRMCPGNLNLDRAEPPLNLLIVDDQLGCSKYINRRSPAITEFQAYGCEHLLVDWRSLAALDLQDLPALILQVFSRGNPYRGSAGMGDRTEALIEQLVNEDKLIAVLVYGSPYNLDLILPKLPPSIPWAFSYGQQPIAQAVLIAALQTGK, from the coding sequence ATGAAAAAACTCCCCGACTTCAACTCGCTCACCCTGCGGGAACAAGTGGCGCAGATGGTGGTAGTCAGAGCATCAGGACATCTCTGGGATCATCAAATTGAATATCCCCAATGGGAAGCCCCCAATCGGGAGCTACAAGCATGGTTGGCTGAGGGTGTGGGTGGTGTAATTTTGGTTGGTGGCAGTGCCGCAGAAGTTTGGACCAGGTCGCAACAACTCCAGGCCTGGGCAAAGTTACCCCTGTTGATCGCCGCCGATTTGGAAGAAGGCGTGGGTCAAAGATTTGCGGGTGCAACCTGGTTTCCACCACCAATGGCGTTGCAATCGCTGCCGCCAGAAACCGCCAAGCAATATGCTAGTGAAATGGGTCGGATCACCGCCCAGGAGGCTGCTGCGTTGGGGATTAACTGGTTATTTGCGCCCGTGGTGGATGTGAATAATAATCCCGCCAATCCAGTGATCAATGTGCGTGCTTTTGGGGAGAGCAGCGCCGATGTGATCGCCCTCAGTGGTGCTTTTATTGAGGGGGCAAAAAACAATAATGTCCTGACTACGGCCAAGCATTTTCCAGGGCATGGCGACACGGAAGTAGATTCCCATTTGCAAACGCCCAAGCTAAATCTCGATCGCCAAAGATTCAATCAAGTTGAGTTGCCTCCCTTTGTGGCCGCGATCGCTAAGGGGGTGGATTCAATCATGTCTGCCCATATTTTTGCACCTGTGCTTGATGCCCAGAACATCGCTACGCTTTCACCAAAGATCTTAGACAAGCTACTGCGCCAGGAATTAGGTTTTGATGGGTTGATTGTGACCGATGCGCTGGTGATGGGTGGGGTGGCCGATCGCTATGATCCAGCTTTCGTAGCGGTGAATGCGGTGCTAGCAGGGGCAGATATTTTGCTGATGCCCGTTGATCCGATCGTGACGATCGAGGCGGTTTGCAGGGCGGTAGAGGCAGGTGAGATTCCGCGCGATCGGATTTTGGCTTCTTTAACTAGAATCTGGCAGGCCAAACAGCGAGTATGCAGCCCAGAAATACCATCATTTGAGCAGTTAACCGATGAGGTGGGCAGCGCTGCTAATCTAGACATGGCCAGGCAGATTGCCCAGGGTTCGATTCGCATGTGTCCTGGCAATTTAAATCTCGATCGCGCCGAGCCACCGCTTAACTTGCTAATTGTTGATGATCAGTTGGGTTGTAGTAAATATATCAATCGGCGATCGCCTGCCATTACGGAGTTTCAAGCCTATGGTTGTGAGCATTTATTGGTCGATTGGCGATCGCTGGCGGCGCTGGATTTACAAGATTTACCAGCCTTGATTTTGCAGGTGTTTAGTCGCGGCAATCCCTATCGGGGTAGCGCAGGCATGGGCGATCGCACTGAAGCATTGATCGAGCAGTTAGTAAATGAAGATAAGTTGATCGCGGTGCTGGTCTATGGCAGTCCCTATAATCTGGA